The Salvelinus sp. IW2-2015 unplaced genomic scaffold, ASM291031v2 Un_scaffold345, whole genome shotgun sequence nucleotide sequence GCATCCGCACAAAAAAAatcggaatggtgacatttgcacatcggttttctatcgctcatttgcacgtcacgtcaatgatatcttgccaccgtgtgggactgtgggtcaattaaccttgtcggagtgggcgccctgattctagtttgtgagctaggcaggctactgcctgaaaggtctcccactcagaagtacgagatggagaggggggcgggggcaggttgacctcaggtctccccactggaagacCGAGGTAGAGGAAGCGgtggaatctatcaaatagcacaCGTCttactttgtacagtactaatgcaattagtaaaatcagtcacactacgaaatgctaccaaataaaccacaattcattcataatactgtgaatatgtaggttcacagacatattgttgcatttttttctgtttgTGCAAAAtcattaagaataatataaaaccagtctgcacaccaccaaggtgaattggtttagtcttaaTGCTTGGTTGACAGTTTTGGGGGATggttaatgtattgatgctccagtgccaaatcaacactaatttgtttctatttgtctttgttacttctttttgatatttatgggtcttatttttgtatatattttaatatttatatagttttaaatgttatgattatttatttgtgttgttccaaatgtctgaataaaaaatagttttttttgtttgttggcgTGGGGGCTGRRggggggggggggggggggttgggggttcgcccagggagccatacaagttAGAACCGCCACTGACTTTAGCTGTGAGGTTACAACAGCATATTGTGCTATAGCCTACTAAGTCCATTGTATTTGTCCATTTGAAGCTCAATGGAGAAGGCTTTGTGAAATTGACAGGAAGATTTCAGTCTCCTCCAGAAGTTCTGTTCAGTGGTTCAAGTTACAGGGGGGACGGTTTTGCTCCATAAATTGTGAGTAAACCACTACTCCTGTTTTGATAGGTAATGAAGTCATAAAACTATGGGGATGTTTATGGAAAAATGAAAAGGGTTTTACTGCAAAATCAATGTTGCTGCACGCCAAGGCCCATATTTCACAGGTCCCTGAATAGCATCAGCTGTTTGCCTTCCTCTGGGTTGAGCGTTGAGTTATTTTGTCTGTGGATTGCATTGGAGGTTAAAATTGTAAAGAAAAGTATGATCCAGGAGAGATTTAAATCCACAATCTGGGTTCGGGACTACTTTTTGGTTAAAAGCATTGATGACCAAAAACCAAAGAGAATGATTGGCCCCTACACACTCTTGAGTATTATGGGTAGGTTATGAGCTTACTCTTATTTTTATTCACAAATCATCCCAAAGTCATTTGGAAATCAAGTGACTCAGCTTCACGGTCCTCTTTGAAGTGGGGGTATGTATACAGTAGGGCTGCtggttgtgggtgtgtgcttTCCATTGCTGAATCACGTGATCCCAACGTACAAGGTATGAGACCAAGATATTGTCACACGTGCAGAGGAAGTTACATAGTGGTAGTTTGAACTGCAGCCAGCCATGTCATCATGACTAAAAGATGTGCATTAATATGTTGTAGCGCTGCTGCGCTCCTCTGGCCTACTTGTTTATAACAGGAACTCGTAGTGGGTGACAGTAGGTTGAACAgtacagtcacagacacacacacacacgcacggtcaCATGCACGcggtcacacacactctcacatacacacaccagctgGTGTCCTTTAAAATATGTGTTAATCTACTGTAGGGAATTCAGTAATTAAATGTATTGTCAaatttccatgttttttttcttagaATGCACTCATACATTTTCTAATGGTATCaggtatatattttatattttgtgttaaaagaaagaaaatgatatgtgcctaatttgcataaatacactgggtgtatttgtatgtttacatAAAGAGGTGGAACAGGGCTAGGCCTACCTGAAATCACCTgccctgtctaccctacctgaactcacctgctctgtctaggcctacctgaactcacctgctctgtctagacctACCTGAACTcaactgctctgtctaccctacctgaactcacctgctctgtctaggcctacctgaactcacctgctctgtctaggacTACATGAATATCACGCTTCTCCTGTCTAACCCTActgactcacctgctctgtctaccctacctgaactcacctgctctgtctaggcctacctgaACTCTCCTGCTCTGTCTAGGACTACCTGAAATCACCTgccctgtctaccctacctgaactcacctgctctgtctagacctacctgaactcacctgctctgtctaccctacctgcactcacctgctctgtctaggcctacctgaaatcacctgctctgtctaggcctacctgaactcacctgctctgtctaggcctacctgaactcacctgctctgtctaccctacctgaactcacctgctctgtctaggcctacctgaactcacctgctctgtctagactgCCTAAATAAttactgttattgtcatgttctcttgcataattcaacaagtgtgtcaatagcaggatactGTTGGATTAAAACATCAACAcgcttggctctagattacacctatcCAAACATACTTCACATTGTTTGCGAGATCAAACATGATCACTATAATCCGAGTGTTCATTTTTGtaagttgctttcatttcagcgcatctaatttgtaaacatttcaactgaAGCAAATTATTACTTCTTGCAATTCCACAAAAAAtgaacaatcaccaaaataaagttattctctttcttgtgatgtgTCGAGACGGTGTGTTAAATCCCAGACCAAGCTTTAGCATTCTTATAAATGCAACGGAATGACAATGTATTCCATTGaacccatttcagccattaccggggtgtgtttgacaggtcattacaaactTTTCCGCAGTCGTAAGGTTAACGGGgggggggacagggacagggtacaggcacaagcaagagtatgaaagagtcgcaggagtaaaatgaaagcaatcaatcgagcgagatttaagtgacaagtggattctgcactcctcaaacacaggaaataaatAGCTGAAgaagacagatcctcaggtgggcggggcatgtGCATTGTTATTCAAATACGGAGCTATATTATATGCAAAAACACTTTTATACTAATACAGTTGCTcaaagaaagagattttgttgaactagttctcttttttttctcaaaaaggttgGAGTCATAattgattacggataatcctgaatgagtcatgaataatgatgagtgagaaagttacagaaggGTACCCTACCAAACATTTGACCCATttgactttctcactcatcattattcacgattcattccaAAGTATcacaatcatggtagcatccacattaatgtagaagtgtttagaaacatatctattcttatttacaattaaagtgactccaaaatgacacaatacattatttaccattaatttctattgggcacaaaataatcagaaacacaaccaaaactaatTGCTAATACATCCAATACGTTTGTAGAGTCACAGGCACGATGTAGTTATTGCATGCTAGGAACATGGgaacaaatactaaacttttgactactttatttataagaatctttaagggtgtcaataattttgacctctACCTTTTTGAGAGAAAACAATGATtacttaaacaaaatctctttctctgagcaatcgtattagtataaaataacttAATTTCCCATTTTTttgggagcatacaatatagctcagtatttaaatgttttattttctacaGTCATAATTGCACATCtgtatcaagggtgtcaataatttcggaccctcactgtatgtacagtatatcatacacaaacacacaagcagtGCAGAGTCAAAATaccactgctcactatacatttgCTTTGCGGTTTGTGTATGCatacttttgtgtctgtgtgtactctccatgcatgtgtgtgtgtgtgtatgtgtgtatttatcCATGCATCTCTGTatgtcagcgtgtgtgtgtgggcttgtgtGGATCCATGCATTTCTTTTTctctatgtgtgtgagtgtgagtgagtgtgggtgtgtgtgtgagagagagtcagtgAAGGTCATTTGTGCCAGCGCctgtacagatgtagaatcttaatttgagccggcTATCTactgcaggaaaataatcctgcagcaacatgaaatgtaaattattatgtgaatgatcatttttttgtaggggttgataaattTTTTTAGGGAGAATCAaggctgacattttaaagtgggaaTTAAAAACTATAGAAGCCTTTAAAAAAATGATCAACAAAAGTGTAatcaaattatgatcctacatATGTAGGTGTCATGTGGTGATGGAAAGCCAGAGCGTGGGCGACCCCCTCGCTCCCCGCCCCCTCCCCGCATACCCACTCGTGCCCCCACAGTATGTGCATTTCATCATCTGAAATAGAGACGAGGCCATGCGCCTTCACATCACCAAGTGACAGAAACCCCCTGTCATTTGAATGAACTCCTGCTCGGCGTGATGGAATGGGCTGCAGTGGCTTAGGGCACATTAAGAAGCCTGTAATGCTCtgtactgtctccctctctccatctctctctttctctctctcccttctctccctccctatcctctAGGCTTATTGCACATGGTCCAATTTATCTGGTAGCTGTTGAAACACAGGGACCGGAGCCCTGTGTACGTCCAGCATATTAGTACAGAacaattagtgctttttgaggtcggtttgaATATTTTATTACttaactttaataaaatatttgttttatttgatgactttattatttcattccaagtcatcatctcatctctatagagctgctgccctatgctgtctgacaaaatcactatttttgtagttcttcaaagtaaatatggtatacttttatgactgcagaatgccaactatcaatcacttagatcatgtattttcaggtagcgATACCTCGCaaagcaactgctttctatccctcttGATTGcacgttctctcttctctctgtctccatgtctgcTCCACACAGACTGGACAAGTAGGCAGgcgcacaatggattatggtcattgtagttaattaccacgtatTCTGCGCTAagctatgtagaatattggccatGATTTATCTCTACAAAAACTGTGCATCCAGCTcacagaagaaagaaaaaaacgacatggaattaaaataattgaactgacgtcagtcaattagttgtttaaaaacctaAAAATAACCgaaatgttggttaatcgctcagcactaatatCTGATGGCACAGCCATTAACTCCCCACAGTGTGGGGGAGGGACGGGGATGTGCTGGAtgtgggggtggtggtgtgtgtgtgtgtgtgtgtgtgtgtgtgtgtgtgtgtgtgtgtgcgtgtgcgtgtgcgtgtgcgtgtgcgcgtgcgtgcgtgcgtgcgtgtgtgcgtgagtgagtgagagagtgagcccGTGTGTGAGAGTGGGCCCGTGTGTGAGAGTGTGCCCGTGTGTGACAGTGAGCCCGTGTGTGACAGTGAGCCcgcgtgtgtgtatttttgtgaatgcgtgcctgtgtgtcagtgtatgaaattaaattacacatagCCTGTGCGAATCCTCACTTGAATCTGATTGTGTTGTAATGCTCCTATCTAAATTCAGTGGTTGACTGGTAGAGATAAGTGTGTAGCGCGTTATGAGGGATGGAAGTGGAAGGCTACTGCTTTAAGTGGCCATGGGAGTGAATGGATTGGGAGATAGGACCTTAAGGGGACCACCTGGGTCCTCATCAGGCTTCATCACCAGACTGATAATAACTATAGTACTACCAGGTAGAAGCAGAATACACTGCAAGAGATGACTTACTCTCTGGGCTTTGTGGATGTTCCTCCCAAACCTAAACAACAGCAGTTCAAAACGAACTATAATTGTAGAAGGCCGTGCAGGGATCTTTCCTAGTATGTACCATAATTGACTTTAACAAGGCAGCTTGATATTCAAACTCTTCTGCTACATTTGCATTGTTCACTAATCGTTGTATCGGACGTTCAGCAGGGAAGGCTGCACAGGAGAGTCTGTCTGACTCAGCTGTGTGTGAGGTTATTGACCAGATACCCACAGTTTTGTTCCTGTTGGAATTGCATTGTGGGGATGAGGTGAAATATAGTGCCTCAAGCCAGGAAGTAGAGCTAAAAGTTCACCTTCATGGAGCAACCTTGTTCATCTTAGTATTTATTTTCTGGGAAAGATGTAAAGAACCACCTATGATCTAAAGTTGATTGAGCCGGCCTGGAATTCCAGATGAGCAGGGGACTATTCCATTGATTCCAATGCGCCAGGGAAGCTCAATCAAGTGCAGCTGAAGTATTGGAATGAAAGCAAATACTATCTGAATCCAGGTCTGGATGAGAGCTTCTGCTGAATGATTGTAATGTTACGTAGACCATGTCTGAATTGgccccttattccctatatagtgcagactctggtcaaaagtagtgcactacacaatagggtgcaatttgagacgcACACAATGTAATGGACTCTCCCCTTGTTGTCTCTGCAGGCCAGTTGGCGGTGGGCACGTGTGAGATCGTGACGCTCAACAGAGACAGCAGCGTGCCCAGGCGCACCATCGACCGCCAGACTGCCCGCTGTGCCTGCAGGAGAGGCCAGATCGCTGGCACCACGCGAGCCAGGCCTGCCTGCGTCGACGGTGAGTGTGAACAACCGTAGTTTAATTAAGCTGTCTCTAGGGTGGCAAAATGCAGGTAACATCCCCAGATTTACCAATAATCCTGGTTGGAGGAGTTTAGGaattcctgcttattccctcctaatTGTAGGAATCTTCCAGTTTGTACAGTATATCTGGAAATGTGGGAATTTTTGCAACTCTAGCAGTTATCTCTCTATGATCATCTTCATGTAACATAGAGGTCAACCACACGACTCTTCCCCCGTCCCCATCCTGCACTGCTCAACAGTACCTAAACAACAGGCCATATCGTGTGCCTATCTGGTACCATGCTGTCTTTGTAATACGGTCTCTTCAGACAGCTCCACATAACGCTCCCGCAACGCTGCTTAACTAAAAGAGAACTATGATTACAGCAGCAGGAAATTGATTATTACTGGCTGCCCATCGCAGCTCTCGCTGACGTTAATAGCCAGTCCATTAAATACAGACCTGTTACGCACTGGCTGCCACTATGGAGAACGGGAACGCTTTCTGTCGTCACAGAGATGTAGTGAAGACTAGTTGATTTGTGTCGAGGCGGGGTTGGGGAACTTTGCCTGTAAATGTTTTTTCGGGATGTGGTTGGTATAGTGTTGGAAATGTAGACGATTTAGAGATGATGGAACGCTGGCGTATTTGACGGTTATTTGGGGTCAGGTCTGCAGACACATTTGTGTCAGTTTCTCTTTCTATATATTTCTacgacacactctctctctctatttctcctatACAATCcagacctgtctctctctcctgccccctcccccctccctccctccccactctctctcttccctctctctcagtggtcCTGGCTGGCAGGGTCTGCTAGGGGACAGATGGCCACATGAGCTCTTAGGCAGGAACAGTTGCAGGAGAGAGCTGGCCCATAGGACCTTCAGAAGCTGATAACCCTGGGCCAGCATCCAGCCTGTCTGCGGGGTGGGGGGGCCGTGAAAACAGAGAGAATGACAGGAAGGCCACCCAGGTGTCAGTCACAGCTCTCCACTCTGTAGTGCCCTATGGGCCGTGTTCTGTAGGGCACAGCGTTCTggaacgttttgcaactgaaaaAGAAAATGAATGTGTCCTATTTAGACGAGTTCAGGTAGCGCCTACCCGTTTCACTGTGTTTCAAAAAGTTTTCTCCCTTATTGGACACAAGCCAGCAGTTTCAGTCTGTCTTTCAGCCAGGCTGGGCTTTAGTGCTCTGTTGGTCTCTCTGCACAGATCAGCCAGCTTTGCAAACTCAGCTTTATTTCTTTAGCCCCTCAGCAATTGGGTTTAGCTGTTACATGATATACTCACAACTATGTTTACGAATGACTGATCAATCTATGCTTTGTTACGGCTGATGGCGCTGACGATCCAATTCGCAGAGGGAAATTGCAGCGTCAGGGGCAGGATAGCTAGACTTTTGCAGCTGTTGAATGAATCACGGAGGAATTGAAAgggaatttgaaatgtttttctcCTTAAAGCTTTTTTGACCCGTTCCCATTCACAATATGATATTGGAAAACAGTTGGTGTTCAggcagtgcgtgcgtgcgtgtgtgtgcctacaTAGTACCATGGAAAGACAGACCTATACAGGGCAGCGATATCCGACTCGAAGGAACAACATGATACAAGCaattattgaaaacaggggttATCCTTTAGAGTCACAATGTCACAATCAGGAGGGACACAAGCTCCTTTACTCTCATTGTGGACATTTGCCACTGcagcccctctgtctctcactctctttcaatTCACCCCCCACCACCGTAAACCCTGAGGGACCAGAAAGGGACGACAGCTCATGCCAGGTCCTGAGAGGACCGATAACCTTTGAGAGAgcttgaacaaacacacacacgcacgcacgcacacacacacacacacacacactgtgaggaACAATCAGTGTTGATCAGCGTCAACAAAGCCTAATGCTAATTCAATGTCGTCCGGACAGATTATATAGAGAACACAAGAGAGTGACCGTCATTATGGTGACACCATCTAGTGTCTAGACAGATGACTTTCAAAGAATCTAATCAAGAGCCACTGATTGTGAAGaagctatttctctctctctcgctccctcgctctctctccctctctctccctctctctctcgctttctctctatctcgctccctctctcactctctccctccctctcgctctctcaattaaaatcaattcaatttaagggctttattggcatatgttaacattgccaaagcaagtgaaaataaacaaaagtgaaacaaacaataaaaaatgaacagtatatattacactcacaaaagttcccaaagaataaagacatttcaaatgtcatattatgtgcaaatagttcaagtacaaaagcaaagataaatctctctctcaattcaataaacttaattgacatggcaagttaaatGACTTAATTGTCTAAGTACAAATATAACAACGACCTAGTAGTAGTGGCTTTGTTATTAACATTAAGAGCAACTACAACAGCAGTAGTAATGAGAATAATAATAAGTAGAATGAATTGTAGTAGGCTTTTATAGATACAAATTGTTTGCAATGAATGATAATTTGGGGAAATAAATATTATCTTACGTATGAGTATCTGTCACAGTGTAAAAGGAAAGGCAgctctgtctccacctctccctgggagcagagtgagcacaaaGTGGCCAGCCAGGTTTGCTTGTGACAACCGGTCTCTATGGCCAGGCTgtgttcactgagtctgtacatagtcagtgttttcctcagttttctatcagtcacagtggtctctgtgtgctgtctgtttagagccaaataggaTTGaagtttatttagatttttttgtggtgtctttccaatcagcctcttctcttgtttcatctcttgacattgtagggctgtgtgatgacatgTTTTGGGGTCGCTTGTTTTTAGATGGATGTCAAATTGTAtggctattttttttatttgaataggGAAGGgagtattggcccaattctgctctacatACGTTATTTTGATTTTATTGGGACAAACATCAATTtgttgtttgtcccatttggtaaattcattATTGGAATATTTtgagccagatcctaattggaatttcaattttaatgagactcaaaattgagctcagatgcatcctgtttccattgatcatccttcagatgtttctacaacttgattggagtacacctgtggtaaattcaattgattggacatgatttggaaaggcacacacctgtctatataaggtcccacatttgacactgcatgtcagagcataaaccaagccatgaggtcaaaaggaattatccgtagtgctccgagacaggattgtgtcgaggcacagatctggggaagggtaccaaaacatttatacaGCATTTAAgatccccaagaaaacagtgacctccatcattcttaaatggaagaagtttagaaccaccaagactcttcccagagctggccgcccagctaaactgagcaatcaggggagaagggccttgttcagggaggaaccaagaacccgatggtcactctgacagagctctagagtacctctgtggagatgagagacccttccagaaggacaaccatttctgcagcattccaccaatcatgCCATTAGGGTataatggccagacggaagccactcctcggtaaaggcacatgacagcccacttggagtttgccaaaaggcacctaaagactctcagaccatgagaaacaagattctctggtctgatgaaaccaagattgaactcttttgcctgaataccaagcatcatatctggaggaaacctggcaccatccctacggtgaagcatggtggtggcagcatcatgctgtggggatgtttttcagcagcagggactgggagactattaaggatcgagggaaaaatgaactgcgcaaagtacagagagatccttggtggaaaacctgctccagagcgctcaggacctcagactggggtgaaggttcactttccaacaggacaacgaccctaagcacacagctaagacaacgcaggagtagcttggggacaagtctctgaatgtccttgagtggcccagtcagagccctgacttgaacccgatcgaacatctctggagagacctgaaaatagctgtgcagcgacgctctccatccaacctgacagagcttgagaggatctgcagagaagaatggaacaaactccccaaatacaggtgtgccaagcttgtcgtgtcatacccaagaagactcaaggctcaaattgctgccaaaggtgcttcagcaaagtactgagtaaagggtctgaatacttatgtaaatatgatatttcaacttttttgtttgttataaatttgccaaaaaatttaaactgtttttgcttttcattatgaggtattgtgtgtagatttatgaggaaaatttaatcaattttagaataaggctgtaacttaacaaaatgtggaaaaagtcaagggctctgaacattttctgaatgtactgtatctatctctcactctctttctctctctcattgaaGACCATTTTGGTATGGCTTGTCATTGGTTGTTGAAACATAGTCAGTGACAAAGCACTAGCATCTACCAATTAGCATAGTGAGCTAATATACAGTGAACTCTATATCTGTATAGCACGTTTGACAGTGTCACTACCCATCAAGCCATTTGTGTTCAAATGCACTTGAAATAAAGTGTGACTTTAAAAGATTGATAACAGTAGCTAATTCAACCTAcgttctaactctctctctctctttctcttctctttgtccCCTCAGCGCGTATCGTGAGGGGCAGACAGTGGTGTGAGATGGCGCCCTGCttggagggggaggtgtgtggCCTCCTCTTCAACCGCTCTGGCTGGACCTGTACCAAAGGCAGTGGCCGTATCAAGACAGTCACGGTAATATGTAGCTTCACAGAGTCATGTATGGAGTCATATTGAAACATACAACTGCCATTAGCTTTggaacagggatggagagagggggcatTTATAAGCTTTTTAAATTGTGCTGTCAACATCCTTTATAAATGTCTTTGATTCACAAGTATGATACACCAagtgagagagtttgtgtgtgcctgcctgcctgcctgcctgcctgcctacctggctGTCTGCTTGCATGCCTGTGTACATGGAGAGATCCAGTGCTGTCCTCATTGTCAGGTACGTCGGGTGAAAGGTCATCCAGTGACTGCATCATGTCCGCTAGGTTTCAGTGTGTGTATTATTGTCTTGTCTGGGAGGTGCAGGCAGCTGCTACACATTTCACTCTCATCGCTACATCATCTGGGTTTGACAGTTTGCTGTTTGTCATTGGCTGAAAATGCagattatacatacagtatgttttgtcCATTAGCTGTTGAAGGACCCGATTTGTGAATGTAATAATATTGTGTATTGATGATGATGCCTTGGATGAAGAGCAGAGTCACTGACTGACAGACCACAATACGGAGGAAGAATGCTCAAGATGGATGCAAATGAGAAATGCACGTAACGAGGGTTGAACAgactaggagggagagagggacgagagagctAGGCAGAGAGCAGGAGTGACACAGACTACAGTTGGGCGTGCAGCtaagcaaagtgtgtgtgtgtggcaggtgggCGTGTCGGCTGTCACATACACTCCCCCTGCACCTGCATCCCTTTCTAAATGTAGCCATTGGACAAGTTGTTATTGGACAAGCTCTTGGTGTATTGTATAATATTTGAGGACACTAATTAGAATTATGCTAActatacatattttatttgagaCTTTTATTATTACTGTAAGTAGTGTTATTTAATTTAAGGGAGAATATAAGAATAGATGCTGTAGGAAATGTGTTTTGGGATGTCGTAAGGGCTAGAGGAAGTTGCAGTCATGCATTTTGGATGAAATTGCTAGCACTCTACAAACGAAACAGCACACACAGGATGACCC carries:
- the LOC112068241 gene encoding chemokine-like protein TAFA-5 encodes the protein MQSGKGMKKLSAGGGASLCCLLLLWVIYSHLLREGQLAVGTCEIVTLNRDSSVPRRTIDRQTARCACRRGQIAGTTRARPACVDARIVRGRQWCEMAPCLEGEVCGLLFNRSGWTCTKGSGRIKTVT